From a region of the Flavobacterium sediminilitoris genome:
- a CDS encoding MerR family transcriptional regulator: MHINLPDKLYYSIGELAVAFDVNASLIRFWEKEFDILKPKKNAKGNRKFTPEDVKNLQLIFHLVKERGFTLEGAKIHLKEGQKKTLDKFEIIRKLESIRTQLLNIKNQL; encoded by the coding sequence ATGCATATTAATTTACCTGATAAATTATATTATAGTATTGGCGAACTTGCTGTCGCTTTTGATGTAAATGCATCTTTAATTCGTTTTTGGGAAAAAGAATTTGATATTTTAAAACCTAAAAAAAATGCAAAAGGAAATAGAAAATTCACACCCGAAGACGTGAAAAATTTACAATTAATTTTTCACTTAGTAAAAGAAAGAGGTTTCACTCTGGAAGGAGCTAAAATACACCTTAAAGAAGGTCAAAAGAAAACCTTAGACAAATTTGAAATTATTAGAAAATTAGAATCAATAAGAACACAATTATTAAATATTAAAAATCAACTTTAA
- a CDS encoding TPM domain-containing protein — MANLIFKIMKFLLVLTTLLLHYIGFSQFDIPKKPTFQTSIYDYADLLNESEEKSLENKLVTYSDSTTTQIVIITVESLKGDDIGILTPRWAQEWGIGQADTDNGILILLSKNDRKIWISPGYGLEHKLTAGINGELIRNVILPEFKAGSYYNGLDKGTTAIFDVIKGTYKGERKGNKSKGSGLPIFIFILFFIILIILISKNKNNRGNNGGSGRTGGVDLMDIIILSSLGRGNGGGSFGGGSSGGGFGGGGFGGGFGGGGFSGGGAGGSW; from the coding sequence ATGGCAAACTTAATTTTTAAAATAATGAAATTTTTGTTGGTTCTTACCACATTACTTTTACATTATATAGGATTTTCACAATTTGATATTCCAAAAAAGCCTACTTTCCAAACCTCTATATACGATTATGCAGATCTTTTAAATGAATCTGAAGAAAAATCACTAGAAAACAAATTAGTAACCTATTCTGATTCTACAACTACACAAATTGTTATTATTACTGTTGAAAGTTTAAAAGGAGATGATATTGGTATTTTAACACCTAGATGGGCACAAGAATGGGGAATTGGCCAAGCTGATACCGATAATGGAATTCTAATTTTACTTTCAAAAAATGATCGAAAAATATGGATTTCTCCTGGTTATGGATTAGAGCATAAATTAACTGCTGGTATAAATGGAGAGCTAATAAGAAATGTAATCCTTCCTGAATTTAAAGCAGGTAGTTATTACAATGGTTTAGACAAAGGAACAACAGCTATTTTTGATGTTATAAAAGGAACTTATAAAGGAGAGAGAAAAGGAAATAAAAGTAAAGGAAGTGGTTTACCTATTTTTATTTTTATCTTATTCTTTATTATCCTAATTATACTGATTTCTAAAAACAAAAACAACCGTGGTAACAATGGCGGATCTGGAAGAACTGGAGGTGTCGATTTAATGGACATTATCATATTAAGCAGTCTTGGTCGCGGTAACGGTGGAGGAAGTTTTGGTGGTGGTTCATCTGGAGGCGGATTTGGTGGTGGTGGCTTCGGTGGTGGATTTGGAGGAGGAGGCTTCTCTGGTGGAGGAGCTGGCGGAAGTTGGTAA
- a CDS encoding LemA family protein, with amino-acid sequence MKKFLPWIIIGVLVIIGYSYFKGINNTAVKLNQNIQESWGNVETSYQRRNDLIGNLVKTVKGAADFEKSTLEAVVNARAKATATTIDPTNITPEQLDAFNQAQGGLNSALSRLLVTVEKYPDLKANQNFLKLQDELSSTENQILTARTRFNEAVKPYNNHVTVFPNNIFAGWFGFKEKAYFKAVEGAEKPVDVEFDFGK; translated from the coding sequence ATGAAAAAATTCTTACCGTGGATAATTATTGGAGTATTAGTTATAATTGGATATAGCTACTTCAAAGGAATAAATAACACAGCCGTAAAACTAAACCAAAACATTCAGGAATCTTGGGGAAATGTTGAAACGTCTTATCAAAGAAGAAATGATTTAATTGGAAATCTTGTTAAAACAGTAAAAGGAGCTGCTGATTTTGAAAAATCGACATTAGAAGCAGTAGTAAATGCTAGAGCTAAAGCAACAGCAACTACAATAGACCCAACAAACATTACACCTGAGCAATTAGATGCTTTTAATCAAGCACAAGGTGGATTAAATTCTGCTCTTTCTCGTTTATTAGTTACTGTTGAAAAATATCCTGATTTAAAAGCGAATCAAAATTTCTTAAAATTACAAGATGAACTATCTAGTACAGAAAATCAAATTCTAACAGCTAGAACTCGTTTTAATGAAGCTGTAAAACCATATAACAATCATGTTACTGTTTTCCCAAACAATATTTTTGCAGGATGGTTTGGCTTTAAAGAGAAAGCATATTTCAAAGCTGTTGAAGGTGCTGAAAAACCAGTAGATGTTGAATTTGATTTTGGTAAATAA
- a CDS encoding M23 family metallopeptidase produces the protein MSKVKYYYDSENLAYKRIKPQRRKKFGYLFLFLLSSALFGFLCLILLINTPYFETPKDKLLTSELEYMKLNYTLLNKKMDLMSEGINAIGERDNNIYRIYFNTTPISEEERKAGFGGVNRYKSLEGYNNSELVINTTKRVDQLTKELVIQSRSLDEIVTLAKQKEKLLAAIPAIQPVKNEDLKRMASGYGYRSDPFTKIRKFHYGMDFTSPSGTPIYATGDGVVLKADNSLSGYGNHIEINHGYGYVTLYAHLSKYNCRPGQKVKRGDIIGYVGSTGRSEAPHLHYEVIKNGEKVNPINFYYGSISAEEYVAISKLATQENQSLD, from the coding sequence ATGTCTAAAGTAAAATATTATTACGATTCTGAAAATTTAGCATATAAACGTATTAAACCTCAACGTCGTAAAAAATTTGGTTATCTTTTTTTATTCTTACTATCGTCTGCATTATTTGGTTTTTTGTGTTTAATTCTATTGATAAACACTCCTTATTTTGAGACTCCAAAAGATAAGTTATTAACAAGTGAACTTGAGTACATGAAGCTTAATTATACACTTTTGAATAAGAAAATGGATTTAATGAGTGAAGGTATAAATGCTATAGGAGAGCGCGATAACAATATTTATCGTATTTATTTTAACACTACACCTATAAGTGAGGAAGAACGCAAGGCAGGATTTGGTGGCGTAAATAGATATAAATCATTAGAAGGCTATAACAATTCTGAATTAGTAATTAATACTACTAAACGAGTAGATCAATTAACAAAAGAGTTAGTTATTCAATCTAGATCACTTGATGAAATTGTAACTTTAGCAAAACAAAAAGAAAAATTATTAGCTGCAATCCCTGCAATTCAGCCTGTAAAAAATGAAGATTTAAAAAGAATGGCTTCTGGTTATGGTTATAGAAGTGACCCTTTTACAAAAATTAGAAAATTTCATTACGGAATGGATTTTACTTCTCCTTCTGGAACGCCTATATATGCAACTGGTGATGGTGTAGTATTAAAAGCAGATAATTCACTTTCTGGCTATGGAAATCATATAGAAATAAATCACGGATATGGTTATGTAACTTTGTATGCCCATTTAAGCAAATACAATTGTCGTCCTGGTCAAAAAGTAAAACGTGGTGACATTATAGGTTATGTAGGAAGCACAGGGCGAAGTGAAGCTCCTCACCTCCATTATGAAGTAATAAAGAATGGTGAAAAAGTAAATCCTATTAATTTTTATTATGGCAGTATTTCAGCCGAAGAATATGTAGCTATTTCAAAATTAGCAACTCAAGAAAATCAATCTTTAGACTAA
- a CDS encoding TPM domain-containing protein: MSKTEDFLTVSEEQEIVQAIVEAEKDTSGEIRVHIEEHSEKPPLERAQEVFFTLNMQNTKDRNGVLFYVGVADKHFAIIGDEGINKVVDANFWNSTKDIVIDNFKNKNNKDGLVNGIREAGKRLKEFFPYQSDDIDELSNEISKG; encoded by the coding sequence ATGTCTAAAACAGAAGATTTCTTAACAGTAAGCGAAGAACAAGAAATTGTTCAAGCTATTGTTGAAGCAGAAAAAGACACTTCAGGAGAAATTCGTGTACATATAGAAGAACATTCAGAAAAGCCTCCGCTCGAAAGAGCTCAGGAGGTTTTTTTTACTCTTAACATGCAAAATACCAAAGATAGAAATGGTGTTCTTTTTTACGTAGGAGTTGCAGACAAGCACTTTGCCATAATAGGTGATGAAGGAATTAATAAAGTTGTAGATGCTAATTTTTGGAACTCTACTAAAGATATTGTAATTGACAACTTTAAAAACAAAAACAATAAAGACGGTTTAGTAAATGGCATTAGAGAAGCGGGAAAACGTTTAAAAGAGTTTTTTCCTTACCAATCTGATGATATTGATGAACTGTCAAATGAAATATCAAAAGGATAA